The genomic DNA ATATTGAGAAGAACTAATAAGTCCCTCATCCCGCCAACGTTGTGCTTCTTGGCGTAATTTTCGCGCAAAATTATCTAAGATCATGACCTCTCCGGTGTAATGGGTGAGTTTAACAACTGTCAAAAATGGTCAGCCTCTAGCCAACAGCCAAAAGTAACGCCGGACACGCATTAAAAATGCAATCTCTATGATGGTCATTATGTTTTCAGTATGCAGCCAAATACCCTAATTGCATTGTTTATCTGTAACAGTTATTAGACTGTGCTAAGTAGCTAAATTTACTCAATTTGGAAATATGGAAAAGCCTTCAAATTTATTACTAAAAGTTGCCCGTCGTTTATTTAATAATGCTGATGAACAAGCAAGGTTTATTGCAGCTTTAGTTGATCCTCAACCTTTTTCACCTTGTATTCTTTGGTGTCAAGAACGTCCCCAAATTTCACCTTTTGTAGTAGAAATATCAACACTTTGGCAACCTAAATTTATAGATAGATTAAACATTTCAGAAAAGCCTGGTCAACATTTTCTGCATCAACAAGGATATTTTTATTGTTTGGATTTTTCTTCTGTATTTGCTGCTTCTGTCTTGTTAACAATTAATCAACCAATATCTTTAATTTTTGATATGTGCGCTGCACCAGGAGGTAAAAGTATCTTTGCATGGAAGGCGTTACAACCTGATTTATTAATTAGTAATGAGGTGATTGGTAAACGTTTAGGGATGTTAATTTCTAATTTGAAACGTTGTCAAATTCAACCTAGTTGTGTAGTGAATCGAGATCCTAGTATTTTTGCAGAGAGTTTTTCTCAATCCAGTAATTTGGTCATAGTTGATGCACCTTGTACTGGACAATCTTTATTAGCTAAAGGTGGAAAAGCACCGGGATGTTTTCACCATACCTCAATTAATAAAAGTGCCAATCGTCAAAAAAGAATTATTGCTAATTCAGCCCAAGTTGTCGCCCCTCAAGGTTATTTGCTGTATATGACTTGCACCTATTCACCAGAAGAGAATGAACAAGTTTGTGAATGGTTTTTAGAAAAATTCCCTCAGTTTAAAGCTGTAAAAGTTGAGCATTTATCAACTTATCAATCACATTTAACTGATATTCCTTGTTATCGGATGTTTCCTCAAGATAGATTAGGTGCTGGTGCATTTACAGTATTATTGCAAAATACAGAGGATGGGGAAATAAAAGATGGGCAATTAGAAACAATCTTGGCGATGAGTAGGTATAAAAATATGATCACTCAGTCAGATGTAAATCAAGAAGATATCTGAGAATTATTAGTTATTTTCCTCAAATCATGAGCATTAATTTCTGATTTTTTATGGCTTAATTCTTGTAATTTATTTGTTAAATATGCAGTGAGGTTTTTAGCGTCTTTTTTGAGAGAACCATTAATATGATCTCTAACTTTAATTGGTTCACCAATATGAAGATTTACATCTGTACCCCAGTTAGGATAGGGTTGACTGTAGTTAATACCAACAGGAATAATTTTTATTTCTAACCCTGGATGAATAGATTCAGATGTCAAAGCTAAACGGGTAACACCGGATTTTAAGGGGTGAATTTTGCCATCTCGATAAATTCCACCTTCGGGATAAA from Okeanomitos corallinicola TIOX110 includes the following:
- a CDS encoding RsmB/NOP family class I SAM-dependent RNA methyltransferase, with product MEKPSNLLLKVARRLFNNADEQARFIAALVDPQPFSPCILWCQERPQISPFVVEISTLWQPKFIDRLNISEKPGQHFLHQQGYFYCLDFSSVFAASVLLTINQPISLIFDMCAAPGGKSIFAWKALQPDLLISNEVIGKRLGMLISNLKRCQIQPSCVVNRDPSIFAESFSQSSNLVIVDAPCTGQSLLAKGGKAPGCFHHTSINKSANRQKRIIANSAQVVAPQGYLLYMTCTYSPEENEQVCEWFLEKFPQFKAVKVEHLSTYQSHLTDIPCYRMFPQDRLGAGAFTVLLQNTEDGEIKDGQLETILAMSRYKNMITQSDVNQEDI